One window of the Capnocytophaga haemolytica genome contains the following:
- the rpsA gene encoding 30S ribosomal protein S1 — MAENTQTQEEFLNSFDWEKYQEGIDAIGDDQRKNFEELVKNNFVDTQDNEVVEGVVTRLTDREAIIDINAKSEGVISLNEFRYNPNLKVGDKVEVLIDVREDKAGQLVLSHRKARTIKAWDRVLQAFESGEVVNGFVKSRTKGGMIVDVFGIEAFLPGSQIDVKPIRDYEQFVNKTMEFKVVKVNHEFKNVVVSHKALIEADIEEQKREIIGQLEKGQVLEGVVKNITSYGVFVDLGGVDGLIHITDLSWARINHPSEVVQVDQKLNVVILDFDDNKSRIQLGLKQLSKHPWDALADDLKVGDKVKGKVVVIADYGAFVEIADGVEGLIHVSEMSWSTHLRSAQDFVKLGQEVECVVLTLDRAERKMSLGIKQLTSDPWTNITEKYPVGSKHTGTVRNFTNFGVFVELEEGIDGLIHITDLSWNKKVKHPSELVNTGDKIEVMVLELDAEGHKLSLGHKQTTENPWDKYEVEFGVGTVHEGTVSKLVDKGAQVKITDDIVAFVPSRFLEKEDGKKLAKGETAQFKIIEFNKDTRRVVASHTAIFREEEERIVKEATASANNNASSSTTVEKSTLGDLEALQELKEKMEKQK; from the coding sequence ATGGCTGAAAACACACAAACACAAGAGGAGTTCTTGAACTCATTTGACTGGGAAAAATACCAAGAAGGTATTGATGCTATCGGAGATGATCAACGCAAGAACTTCGAAGAATTAGTAAAAAACAACTTCGTTGATACACAAGACAATGAGGTTGTTGAAGGCGTTGTAACAAGACTTACTGACCGCGAGGCGATTATCGACATCAACGCGAAATCAGAAGGGGTGATTTCACTCAACGAGTTCCGTTACAATCCTAACTTAAAAGTAGGTGACAAAGTAGAGGTATTGATCGACGTTCGTGAGGACAAGGCAGGTCAGCTCGTGCTTTCGCACCGCAAAGCGCGCACTATCAAGGCTTGGGATCGCGTACTTCAAGCGTTCGAAAGTGGCGAAGTAGTAAACGGTTTTGTAAAGAGCCGTACCAAAGGCGGTATGATCGTAGACGTATTCGGCATCGAAGCGTTCTTACCAGGTTCACAAATCGATGTGAAACCTATCCGCGATTACGAACAGTTTGTAAACAAGACAATGGAGTTCAAAGTGGTGAAAGTAAATCACGAGTTCAAGAATGTGGTAGTTTCGCACAAGGCTCTTATTGAGGCAGATATTGAAGAGCAGAAGAGAGAAATCATCGGTCAGCTCGAAAAAGGACAGGTACTCGAAGGGGTGGTTAAGAACATCACTTCTTATGGTGTATTCGTGGACTTGGGCGGCGTAGACGGACTTATCCACATCACCGACCTCTCTTGGGCACGCATCAACCACCCAAGCGAAGTGGTACAAGTAGACCAGAAGCTCAACGTGGTTATTTTGGATTTCGACGACAACAAGTCGCGTATCCAATTGGGCTTAAAGCAGCTTAGCAAACACCCTTGGGACGCGCTGGCTGACGACCTCAAAGTAGGCGACAAGGTGAAAGGTAAGGTAGTGGTAATCGCTGACTATGGTGCGTTTGTAGAAATCGCTGACGGTGTAGAAGGGCTTATCCACGTATCAGAAATGTCGTGGAGCACACACTTGCGTTCAGCTCAGGATTTCGTAAAACTCGGGCAAGAAGTAGAATGTGTGGTGCTTACTTTAGACCGCGCAGAGCGCAAGATGTCGCTCGGTATCAAGCAACTCACTTCTGACCCTTGGACTAATATCACTGAGAAATACCCTGTAGGTTCTAAGCACACCGGTACGGTACGCAACTTCACTAACTTCGGCGTATTCGTTGAGTTAGAAGAAGGCATCGACGGGCTTATTCACATCACCGACCTCTCTTGGAATAAGAAGGTAAAACACCCATCAGAATTGGTGAATACAGGTGATAAGATCGAAGTAATGGTATTGGAATTAGACGCTGAAGGCCACAAGCTTTCACTTGGGCACAAGCAGACTACTGAAAACCCTTGGGATAAGTACGAAGTTGAGTTTGGTGTAGGTACTGTTCACGAAGGCACTGTAAGCAAGCTCGTAGACAAGGGTGCACAGGTGAAAATCACTGACGACATCGTAGCGTTTGTACCTTCACGTTTCTTGGAAAAAGAAGACGGTAAGAAGCTCGCTAAGGGTGAAACCGCTCAGTTCAAGATTATTGAATTTAATAAAGATACACGCCGTGTAGTGGCATCACACACTGCTATCTTCCGTGAAGAAGAAGAGCGCATCGTGAAAGAAGCTACTGCAAGTGCTAATAATAACGCATCTTCCTCTACAACTGTAGAAAAATCAACACTTGGCGACTTAGAAGCGTTGCAAGAGTTGAAAGAGAAGATGGAAAAACAGAAGTAA
- a CDS encoding glycosyltransferase has product MKICFLTLGTRGDVQPYLALAKELNRRGHQSLIATGRSFEHLIEAENVAFYPTELDFMALAQTPEGKAVLNAPLLHLQTAIKLSKEVLNPAYRKTMDDFYKAAQGAAMIIYHPKALGAVDIAVKLGIPAISMPSTPSTYPIADFPCLALTARYNLGAWLNRKSYALNSKSEVAQIKQINAFRNETLHLPPRKAGAYTYFRGGEEIPIVYPISPTLFKEVKDWNGHVYLPGFFFLETNEVLSRDLVTFLEEGARPLTVTFSSMQLKKPEIFMRKLLSALQELNKRAVILLGNLQLDLPRNDRIFVTKQAPHALLFEKSYAVLHHGGVGTTAAALRAGIPQLIMPCALDQPFWAKRMYQIGCGLEPLSERITKEGLISALKNIEEEKLVQQAQLIGQRIRAERGIENAAEWLEAQFRG; this is encoded by the coding sequence ATGAAAATTTGCTTTTTAACATTAGGAACCAGAGGCGATGTTCAGCCTTATTTGGCATTGGCAAAAGAACTCAATCGGCGTGGGCATCAGTCGTTAATTGCCACAGGAAGAAGTTTTGAGCACTTGATTGAGGCTGAAAATGTAGCGTTTTATCCAACAGAATTGGATTTTATGGCATTAGCGCAAACTCCAGAAGGGAAAGCTGTTCTTAATGCACCTTTATTGCACTTGCAGACTGCTATAAAGCTATCGAAAGAAGTACTTAACCCTGCCTATCGCAAAACGATGGACGATTTTTATAAGGCAGCACAAGGTGCAGCTATGATTATTTATCACCCCAAGGCATTGGGTGCAGTGGATATTGCTGTGAAATTGGGCATTCCAGCTATCAGTATGCCATCGACTCCAAGCACTTATCCTATTGCTGACTTTCCTTGTTTGGCACTCACAGCGCGTTATAATCTTGGGGCTTGGCTCAATAGAAAAAGTTATGCGCTCAACAGTAAGAGCGAAGTGGCACAAATCAAGCAGATCAATGCGTTTCGCAATGAAACGCTCCATTTGCCACCGCGTAAGGCAGGTGCATACACTTACTTTCGAGGCGGGGAGGAAATCCCAATTGTGTACCCAATTAGTCCAACTTTGTTTAAAGAGGTTAAGGATTGGAATGGTCACGTTTACTTACCAGGCTTTTTCTTCTTAGAGACCAATGAGGTGCTATCTCGTGATTTAGTAACTTTTTTAGAAGAGGGAGCGCGACCTCTTACGGTAACTTTTAGTAGTATGCAACTCAAGAAACCTGAAATCTTTATGAGAAAATTACTCTCAGCACTGCAAGAGCTCAACAAACGAGCGGTAATTTTGCTGGGAAATCTCCAACTTGATTTACCTCGCAATGATAGGATTTTTGTCACAAAACAAGCTCCACACGCACTATTGTTTGAAAAAAGTTATGCAGTCCTTCATCACGGTGGTGTAGGGACAACCGCGGCAGCTTTGAGAGCTGGCATCCCCCAGCTGATAATGCCTTGTGCCTTAGACCAACCTTTTTGGGCAAAGCGTATGTATCAAATAGGTTGTGGCTTAGAGCCTTTGTCTGAACGCATAACAAAAGAAGGCTTAATTAGTGCACTGAAAAATATAGAAGAAGAAAAATTAGTGCAACAAGCACAGCTCATAGGGCAACGCATTCGAGCTGAAAGAGGGATAGAAAATGCGGCTGAGTGGTTGGAAGCTCAATTTAGAGGATAA
- a CDS encoding Eco57I restriction-modification methylase domain-containing protein: MFQKKIIDKYLALQDVATLEERWQAFTAHFHDVGVQENIRASKEEQYQEGFLRDLFVRVLGYTLSPAEGYNLLTELKNVKDSKKADGAILIEGDVKAVIELKSTRTTQLTEIEPQAFNYKNSHRNCKYVVISNFEKLRFYIDNRNDFEEFNLFALTRGEFERLYLCLAYENIAKEVPQKLKEESVSREDEITKRLYKDYSGFKQALYDDLLQHNPTYEPLLLFKKTQKLLDRFLFIFFAEDSGLLEPNSTRIILKRWELLNKMDVPCDLYSLFRKHFRYINEGHKDGDFNIFAYNGGLFKEDPVLEALTISDALLYEHTKRLSEYDFESEVDVNILGHIFENSLDDLDFHTAASSSKRKRDGVFYTPRYITAYIVENTIGRLCSEQKATLGIVDDAYDPQSKKAVKKALLEKLNTYRQWLLGLTICDPACGSGAFLNAALVFLMAEHHYVNELEAKLTQSPMTIGYDSASILERNLFGVDLNEESVEITKLSLWLRTATRKRKLGDLSRNIKVGNSLISDPAIAGDKAFDWQKEFPEVFAKGGFDVVIGNPPYGAKLSKEEQEYLNNTYIQGGSETVISFSKLGYDMLLKQGGNIGFIIPKSFSYASNYTPIREYLLSDINEVVDCRKVWNEVKLEQVIYLAQKGSPTENYLSGVLKGEAVQIMGSISKETFTQFGFYLNGIAAEELTLAQKIQSSGLFVKDIANNSRGGIFQNIISDKGDIEVLGGADIQREGIVSVKGKVYKASLNNDPKCFISANAVLVQRIVAHIEKPTDHIKITACYPEERNYAIVDTINQLVVSEGYNAKVLWLLLNTELLNWYAYRFIFAKAIRTMQFDNPVTNRLPIPLRLKENQEALVKEADKLLLCYKEIAKLRKVFTTLIAANLKANITKPITYFESLTFAEFTAELSKQKRKLSLEEQTEWMDFFEKKKQEMLELQTAVAAINNSVNTIVYKLYGLSEEEVKLIEEK; encoded by the coding sequence GTGTTTCAAAAGAAGATAATAGATAAATACCTCGCGTTACAAGATGTAGCGACCCTTGAGGAGCGTTGGCAGGCGTTTACCGCCCATTTCCACGATGTGGGGGTGCAGGAGAATATTCGTGCCTCAAAAGAAGAGCAGTACCAAGAGGGCTTTTTGCGCGACCTCTTTGTGCGGGTACTCGGCTATACCCTTAGTCCTGCTGAGGGCTACAATCTGCTTACGGAACTCAAAAACGTAAAGGACAGTAAGAAAGCCGATGGGGCAATCCTCATTGAGGGAGACGTTAAGGCAGTGATAGAGCTTAAAAGCACCCGCACTACCCAGCTTACTGAGATAGAACCCCAAGCCTTTAACTACAAAAATAGCCATCGCAATTGTAAGTATGTGGTGATTTCCAACTTTGAGAAATTGCGCTTTTACATCGATAACCGTAACGACTTTGAGGAGTTTAACCTCTTTGCGCTCACCCGCGGCGAGTTTGAGCGGCTCTATCTGTGTTTGGCGTACGAGAATATCGCAAAGGAAGTGCCTCAAAAGCTCAAAGAAGAGTCGGTGAGTAGGGAAGACGAGATCACCAAGCGGCTTTATAAGGATTATTCGGGCTTTAAACAGGCACTCTATGACGATTTATTGCAGCACAACCCTACTTATGAGCCGCTACTGCTCTTTAAGAAGACCCAAAAACTCTTAGACCGCTTTTTGTTTATCTTCTTTGCCGAAGATAGTGGCTTGTTAGAACCCAATAGTACGCGTATTATACTAAAGCGTTGGGAGCTACTCAACAAAATGGACGTGCCTTGCGACTTGTACTCCCTCTTTCGAAAGCATTTTCGCTACATCAATGAAGGGCATAAGGACGGCGACTTCAATATCTTTGCCTACAATGGCGGGCTGTTTAAAGAAGACCCCGTATTGGAGGCACTGACCATCAGCGATGCACTGCTCTACGAGCACACTAAGCGGCTTTCGGAATACGATTTTGAGAGTGAAGTAGATGTGAACATTTTGGGGCATATCTTTGAGAACTCACTTGACGACCTCGATTTTCACACCGCAGCAAGCAGCAGCAAGCGCAAGCGCGATGGGGTGTTCTATACGCCTCGCTACATCACCGCGTATATTGTAGAAAACACCATTGGGCGGCTATGCAGCGAGCAGAAGGCAACATTGGGTATTGTAGATGATGCGTATGATCCGCAAAGCAAAAAAGCAGTTAAGAAAGCCCTTTTGGAAAAACTCAACACCTACCGCCAGTGGCTGCTGGGGCTTACGATATGCGACCCAGCCTGTGGCTCAGGGGCATTCCTCAACGCTGCCTTAGTGTTTTTGATGGCTGAGCATCACTATGTAAACGAATTAGAGGCAAAACTGACACAATCGCCTATGACTATTGGTTACGACTCGGCGAGCATCTTAGAGCGCAACCTCTTTGGAGTAGACCTCAACGAGGAGAGTGTGGAGATTACCAAGCTCTCCCTATGGCTGCGCACAGCAACGCGCAAACGTAAACTCGGCGACCTGAGCCGTAATATCAAAGTGGGCAACTCACTTATCAGCGACCCTGCCATAGCAGGCGATAAGGCTTTTGATTGGCAAAAGGAGTTTCCTGAGGTATTTGCCAAAGGAGGCTTTGATGTGGTGATCGGGAATCCGCCGTATGGGGCAAAGCTCAGTAAAGAAGAACAAGAATACCTAAACAACACGTATATACAAGGCGGCTCAGAGACCGTTATTTCGTTTAGCAAATTGGGGTATGATATGCTACTAAAACAAGGTGGGAATATAGGCTTTATCATACCTAAATCATTTTCGTATGCCTCTAACTACACTCCTATCAGAGAATACTTACTCAGTGATATTAACGAAGTAGTTGATTGCAGAAAAGTATGGAATGAGGTGAAATTAGAACAAGTGATATACCTTGCGCAAAAAGGAAGCCCTACGGAGAATTACCTCTCAGGCGTACTGAAAGGAGAAGCAGTACAGATAATGGGAAGTATAAGCAAAGAGACGTTTACCCAGTTCGGATTTTACCTCAATGGCATCGCAGCAGAAGAACTTACTTTGGCTCAGAAGATACAAAGCTCAGGGCTTTTTGTGAAAGATATTGCTAACAATTCCAGAGGGGGTATTTTTCAAAATATCATAAGTGACAAAGGAGACATAGAAGTGCTCGGTGGGGCTGATATACAACGAGAAGGCATTGTAAGTGTCAAAGGAAAGGTATACAAAGCCAGCTTAAATAATGATCCTAAATGTTTTATCAGTGCTAATGCCGTATTAGTACAAAGAATTGTTGCCCATATAGAGAAACCAACAGACCATATCAAAATCACAGCTTGCTACCCAGAGGAGCGCAACTATGCGATTGTTGATACTATCAATCAGTTAGTGGTAAGTGAGGGGTACAATGCTAAAGTGCTATGGTTGTTGCTCAATACTGAGTTACTCAATTGGTATGCCTATCGGTTTATCTTTGCCAAAGCTATCCGTACAATGCAGTTTGACAACCCTGTAACCAATCGATTGCCTATTCCTTTACGTTTGAAAGAAAATCAGGAAGCGTTGGTAAAAGAGGCGGATAAGTTATTGTTGTGCTATAAAGAAATAGCAAAGCTGCGAAAGGTGTTTACCACTTTGATAGCCGCTAATTTAAAGGCGAATATTACCAAGCCTATCACCTACTTTGAGTCCCTTACCTTTGCTGAGTTTACAGCAGAACTCAGCAAACAAAAGCGTAAACTAAGCTTAGAAGAACAAACAGAGTGGATGGATTTCTTTGAGAAAAAGAAGCAAGAGATGCTTGAACTACAAACAGCTGTCGCTGCGATTAATAATAGCGTAAATACAATAGTCTATAAGCTGTATGGGCTAAGTGAGGAAGAAGTTAAATTAATAGAAGAAAAATAA